The Oreochromis niloticus isolate F11D_XX linkage group LG4, O_niloticus_UMD_NMBU, whole genome shotgun sequence DNA segment ctttctcttcttttgtgGTTTAAAAAGCCACAAAAAGCCCGTtggatacatttttaaaaagtgcaaagcTTTGTGAAAAACTCAAACTGTCTGCTGTTTATTGACAAAAAATCCTATTAATAAATTCCCTTTAACTGTCATGCACTGTTCCAGCTTTAGTTTTGTGGAACATAAAACACGTGACATTTGGTCCCTTTTCAAAAAATATTTGATAAATTACTcttaattacatttaatttatgcaACAAAAGTTCAATAAAAAGGCACACTGCCCAACCAGCAGCAATAAGGCTTCCTGTACGGGAACCACAAACTGGTCACACAGATACGAGTTCTCACTTCTTggtgtcagtcaggatgatgttGGCTGTGACAAACATGAGGCAGAAGGCAGCCCACAGCAAAACGAACCACACCCAGAAGCTGTGGCGGAAGGGTGACCGGTGCTTGTTGACGGCATCTCTGCCCATCACAGGCTCCAGGTGGCGCCTGGCGTAAAAGACGAGGAAGGCTGGGACAATGTACTGGATCCCTGTACCGGCATAGGCCCCCGTGATTCCCACCAAGGATTCCAAGTTGTGTGTGCAGAAGGCCACCACGATGGGGGGCACGAGCGTAATGAGGGGAAATACCACTCGGTCCACCACCCACGGGTAGGTACCTCCGTCCCGGTGGAACAGGGTCTTCCAGTTGTTTCGAAGCGTGACGGCGATGATGGGGAAGTTGGTGCTGATGGTGAAGACGGGGAACAAGCCGAGGAAGTAGCGCAGCACCGGGATGTCTAACACGTCGCAGTTGTCTGTGAAGTTCAGGGTGTACATGTCGTAGAGCAGCGCGCTATCGAAGCAGAAGATGGCGGTGAACGAGAGGAGCACGTAGAAGCCGAGGATGAGGATGTAGTCGAAAAGCACCAGCGAGCCGACGCGCTTCTTGTTGGAGATGGGCGTCACCAGGGACGGCAGCGAGTGTTGGCACATGAAGGAGTAGACGCACACCCCGAACAGGTTGGGGACCCCAGACAAGGAGGCGACAGGTGGGTGTCCTGCGCCGTGGTCTTTACCGATGCGAATTAATGCCAAGATGATCATCATGGTGAAAGCTGGAGggacaaaaacacaacaggaaatagatttaaaaaaacccactgaTGGCAGAAAAGGTATAATACTATTGTACATTCGACCATGCTGGTAGAAAGGAGAACTATTCTGCTCATTTATAGCTCCACTTTATTTTTCTTGAATAGCTATGAAAGAAGTTAAAGTTCAAAACAATCCATAGTTGGCAAATTCaattaacccttgtatggtgttcgggTCTGTGAGACCCATGCCATTTAGAGGCCGTTGCCCCTTTAGGTAGTATATACcatcaaaacctgcaaaatatggTATAAAGATATTTACACTTGATtataactgattttattttttttataacattttattgaaaaaaaaaaaaagagaagcacattaattcataaatgtgacCGAACAAAGGTAAAGGGGaaaaattaaccatgtttgctgttcacatggCTCGTAATTGGGATgaagtaaacatctgttgagtaatttaacataaaattgtttgatagtgttaattggaaagccaaaactctagcgggtccaccagacccgtgaacactggctgagtaacaaaaatacgaacaccatacaagggttaagtacagttttatttatacagcgctaaatcacaacaacagttgccttaaggcgctttatagtgtaaggtaaaaaccctacaataatacaaagaaaacagagaaaatcccaacaatcatatgacccctgatgagcaagtgctttggcaaAAGCGGCAACGAAAAACTtccatttaacaggaagaaacctccgacagaaccaggctcagggagggatgGCCGTCTGCCTTGACTGATTTGGGTGGGGGTTGGTGGGGGGGTTGGGGGACACACAAatatttgcagacaagttggagTCCTCAGTGCAACTTGTGGGTGACTGTAGAAATCTGCAAGCAACCTGAACAATCACAGGGAGGTTTTCAGTAGTACCCATATAACTCTGTGCAACCAAGTAGTAACaggaagcacttggcaacaggaAAATACCCGTTTTCCCTTAGCGATCGGTGGTTACTACGGGGTGCCTGACCGGTCTCTAGGGCTGTGTGACTGGAGCCTCAGTGTGGTGGCTGACAGGAGTAAAAGGGAAATGTTGACCATTACACTAAATGAGTAATTTCTCTGGGTTTAAATGCCGAAATATAAgtcaaataaatcaaataagcATCTTACATCTATATTAGAAACTATATAATTCTTGcagattatattttttaaagatgtttaaCTTGAAACTTCAAACTTGTGCAAACTATTACAGTAAATATACTTCTTACACATTTTCAATTAAGTTATTTTAAACATATGATCTGGTCATCTGGCTTTCAGTGTTGTTCAAATGCAGctcaaaaaaaatctaatttagtTAAATATCAATAACATCACTCTAACATCTACAGGGTTAAATCTAATCTTCCAAGTGTTATTAAAGATATTTAGATTGAATCTTGTGTTTGTGAGTGGAGGACTGCGACAGTGTGAGGGAGCTGTGGCTTCCTGAATAGTTATTAACTTtccaaataacaaataaaagagATGAAAAATAGAAATGAAGGAGGGTTTATGTCAGCGTTTTTCTCACGGTCTCACTTGATTTTAATGTACTTATAAAACAGCAAAGTGTACCCAGTGTGCATGACAATGAGAGCTGAAACAGCCATGGGTCAGCTCGGGCTCAAATGATGAAACGATCCCTTTTGTTGCTCCTCCCTAATCCAAACGCTTTTGTTCCTTTACATCCTCGACTAATTTTGCCTTTTACAGAAAGAGATAAGTACACCTTTTAATTAAACCCTTGTTTCAGTGCTAATCACTGACAGATTAATGTGGTATTTTGTTGCCTTTGTGCAATCACAATGGAGCCGTCGAGATAAATTAACACCCTCCATCTTCACATTTTTCCCGGGCAAACTGGGAACACCAAGCTgctttttgctctctctccctggTTTTGGAGCAAAATCTCTGAATGTTTTTCAGCATGAGCCCTGTTTGATCATTTGGCATCTGGCTAACTGTTTCCAGCTGGATTAAAACTCTGGCTCACCCAGTCTTTAACTATTAATTTGGTTTAAATCCAGGCTTAAATGCAGTTTAATTCAACTTTTTAAATGAGGTATTTGGTGCATATAATCCACTCAACTCCAAATTGGCCATCAGATTATCTGAAAAGTgtgataattaaaaataaaatataaacgtGAAAATATCAGAAATAATTGTCTTTTTTacgcttttattttgaattttattgGGCTGCCAAAAAACACACCATACATAAAGTTGAAGGTGAATTTGACTGATTTCTATAGTTATAAGGTGAATTCTTTCAAAAGATTAACAAGGTGAAAACTGGATATGGTGACCACATTGTATTCTGGTCTCAGTTCTCTCAGAGTTTAACTTCATGTGGATAAAGATGGCAGTGCTGAACTGCCTTCCAGCTGTTTGTTCCAGAAACATCAggtgtaaaaaacaaaccagcGATCGTTTCAGGGCCCAGTATAAAACCGTCCCGCGGTTCCCACTGCAGCTCCAATTGATTTCGGGAGGTGCATCTTTGGCAGCTGTGTCTAAAGGAGACTCCTGAGAGCCGCATGCAGTCCTGTTACAGGCTAACGGTCATGTGGCCCAGCACGCCATCTCTCCTCcaaatgcgcacacacacacacacacacacacactcactcaatCAACCCGTGACACCAGGAGTTAGTCATAGCCCAGGCCAGGAGCCAGCTCCTCAGCTTTCATTATCAGCTGTCCTTTAAACACTCGGTGACATTTAGGAAGTGCCACTCGGACCATTATATGCTGCATATCTGCAGTAAAATAATTCTATACCTTAAACTCTGACATCACTCTAAAAGACTGAGACTCACACTGTCTTTGATGGGAATATCTAACAGCTGCAGACCAGCAGCTAAACTGGAGGGATGCAATATGCCACAAGGCAAGCTTTGTTCATCTACAGTGTAGATTCTACACAGTACAAGAGGCAAAGTAACGTGTCAAGAGGATCTGCTGACCAAAGAAGAACCAGGAAAAAAAGCTCATTTTGCCTTTGTTTTAGTGTTTCAGTGTGGCTGTAGAGCTTTACAAAAGAGCCACAAAGAGCTCTTGAGGATTGAGCGGATGAAAATCTGATCTCTGAAAAGGAATATTCAGACTTTTAATGTTTCATGAAAGTTTGGCACTTTTATTCACTTGCTTAAATTTACCTGCATGCATAAAGAACGAAATCAGCACAGATTTCAGTACAACAAGGTATATATGTTTTTTATCgtgaacaatttaaaaaaaggcaacGAGGCGACACTGCAAGCTCATAAGGTAACGACTCATCTATCACAAAGCAGAGACACTTTAATGCGCGCCATACTTTATCTTCTGTTTTACTCAGAAAGTGAACATCATTTAACAGAGAAACATGGCGCTCATCATAAGCGTTTTAACTGAGGTCGAAAGTCAAAGGAGAAGTAGGCTAATTTTCTCATAGACCTTCACACAAACAGACTTCTTTGCAGAACCAGAGAGGTCGCCCCCTACTGGCCATTTCAAAGAAAGCAACTCCCAGAAGCTGTGTGCATCTTTTAGCTTTCTTTAAAGCTCCAAAACTCGGGCCATTGTCTCCAGAGGCTAAATTTATGAGATTATAACTGGTGGGCTGCCTGATTGAACACTTGCTGAAAATGTAGCCGACACAGCTACATTTCGCACCCTTGTTTCACGCTTGCCTTGAATTTCACATGTAAGCACAAAGTCTGTAAAACCTGTTTCACGACTGTTCAATATTTAATGCATCTTTGGCTTAGGCCCAATGTAATCTGTGGCTCTGGGGAAAGCTCTGCGACTCCCCGCTACGACCTCAACCCTCTTACACAGAGATGTCAAACGAATGGGCAACACACCAGCTTTCAAGGACAATGACACGCAAAAAAGTTCCTTAATATATCTGTGCTGTATAGATACTCTCTCTGAATTGCTCTCTCTTCCTACAAAACATCTGCAATGTGTGAAAGAGTCATCACCAAAACCATCTGTCTGCTCCCTTTGCTCCGCCTGTCTTCTTTCTCCTTCAAACTCTCATCTTTTTCCGCCTTTCTGTCTGCACGAAGCTGTGTGTGAAATAGCTGGCAACTATACCCGTCTGCCTGCGGTACACCAGGGAGACGGAGGTGCAGGGGAAGAGAAAGAAAGCTTTTCTCCATCTTGACACCAACACTCACAGGCTGCACAGGAAGGAAACTAGCACGGGGCTTTTAATTAAGAGTGCCTCAGGGTGGCTGGGCACGGTTACATTACCTAAAGCACCTTTTTCCAAGTCTGGCCAAGATTAAGATGCTGCAGGAGAGCCTGCAAGGACAACGGGGCTGGTCGTACTGGGAAGCTCCCAGTCAAATCTTATTGAagcttaaaaatgaaatattactccaaatgcttttaaattgaagaaaaaaaaaaaaaaatcgattggaaaacatttttttggccCACAATTAGAACATTTTTATGCTGATCAGAGACAAAGCACTCATTTATCCCACTAAAGTCACAGGAACCAACTCATTATAATTCAAAGTAACTGAAAGTCAATCAGATGGTAGAGAGGAGCTGAGCACTAAGAATAAAAGCCACTAGATTGAAGCCTTTCATAATGTGCTCATTTGTCACCGGCCCTCGCCTGCATAATGCTACACGAGGTGGGCAAATCACGTCCGGCCGTGACAATTTTATCGCACTCATTGCACCTATAAGCCATGAATCTCAATGCTGGAGCACTGTACAGCCGTGAAATGAAAGCATATTAGCTTTGATCACCTTAACTGAGTGTAGAAGTTTATTTACATAGTAAATTCAGTAAGGCCTCATAATTCTCTGGATTGACGTAAGAGACGAGCATAAGGGGCATTCATTGCTCCTTAAAATGCATTATTCAGTGACAAATTACAGAGAACCGGGTAGCGCATACACATGACTCTGCTTTAATCTAAACCCATCATGTCTTCTTGTAGCCATTAACGCTCCTGtcttcttctgtggtttttATTTGCTCGCCGACAAGACTGGAAACATTTCGCACATAAACCAAAAAATGATTTCAGGAGAATTAGACCCAAAGATAACTTTTACCAACTATGTGAGCGAGTAAAGGCCTAGATGTTTAAACTAAATAGTATTATTTTATTGCTCTATTGTAGTCTTAGCCAATCCTAAGACCTAAAAATGCCAAACCAGTTAACTGACCTGCAAATTCGGTGTCACAAACATCGATGTAGTCCACACTTGCATGTATACACAACAGGAAATGCTGTGCGCCCTGCTGAAATTACTCCTTTTGGTTTAGGTGATGGATTGAGCGTGCAAAAGGCAATGGAGCTGTTAATGCTAGTATTCGCACGTTGATGCAATCTGACATCTCATGGACTTTATCATAGGAGTGACTAATGTCTGATCTGACTGTATACTTGCATATCTACCAGTCATCAGCCATCTTTGGCCTCTGGGAGCTTATTTGGGCAGCTATACTGAAATGATGGtcacagagaaataaaaatgatctgTATTGAATCACAGGTTATAAATGTTTGAAGTTAAACTTTCACAATCACCTTCATGGACTAGATTTCAGTGCCACGTCTGTGCAGTGCACATGTGGAAACGTGAAAACAACACCCGTCTTTCAAAGCCCTGCACAACATACCATCACACAGACAGGATGAGCCATTGTCTCTGCACCTACCCGTCGAGATATGGTAATTCAATGCGCCTTCACATAGACACACTGAGCCCAGCCAATACTCTCCAACCACATTTGACGTGCGACAACAAGAGCCGAGTAAATTGAGCAACCACGTATCCCAATCCCCACGACAAGGCCCGTCCATCTCCTTGAGCCAGTGATTTATATTACCTGGATGGGAACGCGATTGACCTTGTGAGGAACGCTTCAACTTAACGACCCTCCAGAGCAAGCTGGTACGGCTGTGTTGTATCTAATAGCAAACATAGCAGATGCGGTTAGAGCCAAGGCTGGCAGACTCTCTCAATGCTCCAAGAAGTCATCGACTGCCTTGAGAGAAAGACTCCCAGCTGCTATCTGAGAAGAGATGGGAATCCTGGACTCAATTAATGAGGAGAAAATGGTAGAAGGTGAGAGGTGATCAATCTCATGTGCAGCGGAGCACAGGAAAGCTGAAAGTTGGGAGGTCCTGCTCTTTGAATGGAACAACGTGAGTACTTAAGTGTGAGCAATTCACTGATGACTGCAGGAAGGTCAAGGACTTCTGCGCTGTGTTTTGATGCTTAAAAAAGCAGCCGTGCTGAAGAGGAAATGCTGTGCAGTCAAATGTAACACAAGGTTCTGGTGATGCTGCTTGTTTTCTTGTCACGTTGGCCAATTTAAGCATCCTCCCTCTGGCAGTTTTAACGCACCACAATCTTGCCATCGCTAATTAAGAGAGTTACTCCTTGAGCACTCTTGGATAATCTCTGCAGTAATTAGTAGCTCCGGCTCTTTGCCCAGGTCTCACCAGGGTTCCAGGAATTCTCACTGTGCCGAGCCTCCATCACATCAAGCCTATCAGGAACAGAGGTAGCAAACTGCCGGGGCTGTTGAATTACTAGTATTTGTTGGGTGATAAGTGGCTTCCTCGCCTCCTAACGTGCTCTGTGATGTTGGATAGGGCTTTCTGTATACACGGCACAAAGCAGCGCAGCAGTTGGCTGCACCGTTTAGCACCCCATGCTGCAGCTGAGGTTCACAGACACGAGCCAGCCAAACCTCTGTTTCACTGATTTAAATGCTTTGATAAAGATGCtcaatttcattttattcatatagcaacAACTGGCAAcatcagtcacctcaaggtgctttataaaaaaggaaacaaacaatATAAAGAAGTGGTTTagtcttcatttaaaaaaagtttaggTCTAAAAAAAATGACCATTTATCTGGTTCAGTCTATTTTCTCAAAAGAAATTAATAGATCTCTATACTTATACTATGATATACTATGACATAAATATGTTGATGTTAAATAACAATGATGCTTTTTTATTGTCCATGTCTTCAATCGACTGAAAAGTAACTTATAAATTAGACTGTCAGGACTCCCCCAGTAAAATGGTTTCCAGGGGAAGAACGACGAATAAATGTTAAACATGTCAAGTTTAACATGCAGTCATACGTCATCCACAAAACAACTCTGCTTCAATAAAGTATAAAACGACAATAAGAGGAAGTCCGTCTGCTATCAGTTTGCAGCTGAAAGGGGTCAAACTGGTAATGACATGCGAACTGTGATAGCACGGCAATTAACTGTGACACATCAGGGAAAATTTGCATAAACAGATATATTAACTCGCATTAAGAGTCCAGCCAATTATcagttttgaaaaaacaaaagcatagcTCCTGTAGGACAGCAATcaaccacaaaatgaaaaaggTGCTCAGATTCTTAATAAATAGAGTAAAACCAATTGAGCTGACTCTCCTGTTGCAAAAAGACATTGCAGAGTgcgaaaaaaatcagcaaagttTTATCACCAGCTCAACACAAACTCCATGTTTGGGAAaaatccacagtggattttgcTACTGATGTTTACGTTGCATATGTAACACTTTAGACAGTAACTAATGAAGCCCATCTTACCAAACAGGAATTTGACCATCAGGGGAAAGTACAGTCAACCTCGGTCATTAGACTCATGGAGGGATCTCTCCTCTGGATAATGTTAGCTAATACAGGTATCCAcgttaatatttaaaaaaacctgTCTAGACAAGGTCAGTTAATTGAGTCAGACCCTCATTGCTGGTTTAATAACTTCACAAAgcattttcatgttattttatcAGCTAATGTTACAAACTAACCATCACCAGATTCCTGCAGTGTAGCTAGGCTACAGCTAGCTGCTTGCTAACATTGTACCGTCCTGCTATTAGCTGCTTTGTCATGTCCAACCCTACTTTCTGTAAGTATACAGTATATCCACTGGTTTTCTAGTTGTTACCCAGCAGTGAGTGCGTGCAGTGGACAGTGTCAGCAGTTTACATTTTAatcaatgtttttaaaaaagcctaCAAAACATAATTCTAATATTGCACCTAAGATTAAGGTCAAATGTCAAATAAACGACAACCACAACGCTAAGTGGATTAAGCATTAacgattttttttaacaaatggcTGAAGCTGCATCACATTTTAATCACTTTAATCAAATCTTTCTGTGTAATGATACCACCTCTGAGGTAAACAAAGACCTGACGTCAGTGTCTCTAATCAAAAGCTTAGTTAGTGGATACAGCTGTATTGGATTGTGATTCCCGAACCACCTCAAAACCATCTCAGCAGAAAATCAAAGTGGCCATCACACAAAGGAACATCAATGCTAAGCAGGGAAGGCAGGCAGACAGTAAAAACACTGTTAGAGCAGTGAAAGTGGTCGTGATCATATAACTGTttagatgcaaaaaaaaaaaaaaaaaaagttctttacTCCTGACAACACGAATGTCACTGAAAGCCAGAGAAGGACTGATGCTTTCCAGCTGgtcttaaaatgtaatttttcaggACCTCTGAACTGTGATTCTGGCTGCGGTTCACTTCATTAAGACCAGCTCATAACTCACCACTCGCTCTGAATG contains these protein-coding regions:
- the tmem104 gene encoding transmembrane protein 104, which encodes MAGGITDTGEPYSPFVGLVYMFNLIVGTGALTMPKAFARAGWVVSLALITFLGFMSYMTTTFVIEVMAAANAQLRWKRREQEEVDNSDSTSEYSDDDEVTCRGRSEPETRPILSVQRSGQADHFDIVERVEMGQMASMFFNKVGVNMFYICIIVYLYGDLAIYAAAVPISLMEVACGNHSCSAGSVKYNDTDPCWGSVTRKDAYRVFLSVFTVLLGPFTFFNAQKTKYLQILTSLMRWIAFTMMIILALIRIGKDHGAGHPPVASLSGVPNLFGVCVYSFMCQHSLPSLVTPISNKKRVGSLVLFDYILILGFYVLLSFTAIFCFDSALLYDMYTLNFTDNCDVLDIPVLRYFLGLFPVFTISTNFPIIAVTLRNNWKTLFHRDGGTYPWVVDRVVFPLITLVPPIVVAFCTHNLESLVGITGAYAGTGIQYIVPAFLVFYARRHLEPVMGRDAVNKHRSPFRHSFWVWFVLLWAAFCLMFVTANIILTDTKK